One stretch of Scatophagus argus isolate fScaArg1 chromosome 18, fScaArg1.pri, whole genome shotgun sequence DNA includes these proteins:
- the pdia4 gene encoding protein disulfide-isomerase A4, translating into MRKVALLLIVLLGVAHFATVSRCDDDVTEEREEADEEDSDDEEEEEEDDDTEVKEENGVLVLTDNNFDTFMEGKDTVLVEFYAPWCGHCKQFVPEYEKIAQTLKENDPPIPVAKVDATAASDLASRFEVSGYPTFKILKNGEPVDYDGERTEKAIVDRVKEVAQPDWKPPPEATLVLTKDNFDETVNDADIILVEFYAPWCGHCKRLAPEYEKAAKELSQRSPPIPLAKVDATVENELASRFGVSGYPTLKIFRKGKVFDYNGPREKYGIVDYMNEQAGPPSKQVQAVKQVQELIKDGDDAVIVGVFSGEQDAAYDIYLEACNTLREDFTFRHTFSSEVSKLLKASPGQIVIVQPEKFRSKYEPASNTLTVKDSTPASEVQEFFKKHVIPLVGHRKPSNDAKRYTKRPLVVVYYGVDFSFDYRKATQFWRSKVLEVAKDFPEYTFAIADEEDFADELKSLGLSESGEEVNVGILVEGGKKFAMEPEELDAEVLRDFVMAFKKGKLKPIIKSQPVPKNNKGPVKVVVGKTFDEIVMDSKKDVLIEFYAPWCGHCKKLEPDYLALGKKYKGEKNLVIAKMDATANDVPNDSYKVEGFPTIYFAPSNSKQSPVKFEGGDRTVEGFSKFLEKHATMLSQKRDEL; encoded by the exons ATGAGGAAGGTTGCTCTGCTGCTGATCGTTTTGCTCGGCGTTGCACATTTTGCAACTGTCAGCAGATGTGATGATG atgttacagaggagagggaggaggctgatgaagaggacagtgatgatgaggaggaggaggaggaagatgatgacacagaggtgaaagaagaaAACGGAGTCCTTGTCCTCACTGACAACAACTTTGACACTTTCATGGAGGGAAAAGACACGGTTCTGGTGGAGTTTTATGCCCCATG GTGCGGACACTGTAAACAGTTTGTCCCAGAGTATGAAAAAATCGCTCAGACTCTGAAGGAGAATGATCCTCCCATACCTGTGGCCAAAGTGGATGCAACAGCAGCCAGCGATTTAGCGAGCAGGTTCGAAGTGTCGGGCTATCCCACTTTCAAGATCCTGAAAAATGGGGAGCCTGTGGACTACGATGGAGAAAGGACAGAGAAGG CTATCGTGGACCGGGTGAAAGAGGTGGCACAGCCAGACTGGAAGCCCCCTCCTGAGGCGACGCTGGTGCTGACCAAGGACAACTTTGATGAGACTGTTAACGACGCAGACATCATCTTGGTGGAGTTCTATGCTCCATG GTGCGGACACTGTAAGCGTTTGGCTCCAGAGTACGAGAAAGCGGCCAAGGAGTTGAGCCAGCGCTCTCCTCCCATTCCTCTGGCCAAAGTGGACGCCACCGTGGAGAACGAGCTCGCCTCACGTTTTGGAGTTTCAGGTTATCCCACCCTCAAGATCTTCAGGAAAGGCAAGGTGTTTGACTACAACGGACCCAGAGAGAAGTATG GCATTGTTGACTACATGAATGAGCAGGCAGGGCCTCCGTCCAAGCAGGTCCAGGCAGTAAAACAGGTGCAGGAGCTCATTAAGGATGGGGACGATGCTGTCATAGTAGGCGTGTTTTCTGGTGAACAGGACGCAGCCTACGACATCTACCTCGAGGCGT GTAATACACTGAGGGAAGACTTCACCTTCCGTCACACCTTCAGCTCTGAAGTGTCCAAACTGCTCAAAGCTTCTCCTGGTCAGATTGTCATCGTTCAGCCTGAAAAGTTCCGCTCAAAGTACGAGCCGGCGTCgaacacactcacagtgaag GACTCTACACCAGCATCAGAAGTGCAGGAGTTCTTCAAAAAGCATGTGATTCCTCTGGTGGGCCACAGGAAACCAAGCAATGATGCCAAGCGCTACACCAAAAGACCCCTGGTGGTTGTGTACTATGGAGTTGACTTCAGCTTCGACTACAGGAAAG cTACGCAGTTCTGGAGGTCCAAGGTGCTTGAGGTGGCCAAGGACTTCCCAGAGTACACATTCGCCATTGCTGATGAGGAGGACTTCGCAGATGAGCTGAAGAGCCTGGGTCTGAGCGAGAGCGGAGAGGAAGTGAATGTGGGAATTCTGGTCGAGGGAGGCAAAAAGTTTGCCATGGAGCCAGAGGAGTTAGACGCTGAGGTGCTGAGAGACTTTGTTATGGCTTTCAAAAaag GAAAGCTCAAACCCATCATCAAGTCCCAGCCAGTGCCAAAGAACAACAAGGGACCAGTTAAAGTTGTGGTTGGAAAGACCTTTGACGAGATCGTTATGGATTCCAAGAAGGATGTCTTGATCGAGTTTTATGCTCCTTGGTGTGGCCACTGTAAGAAACTGGAGCCAGATTATTTGGCTCTGGGCAAGAAGTACAAGGGGGAGAAGAATCTGGTGATCGCCAAGATGGATGCCACAGCCAACGATGTGCCAAACGACAGCTACAAAGTGGAAGGTTTCCCAACGATATACTTTGCCCCAAGCAACAGCAAGCAGAGTCCTGTCAAATTTGAAGGCGGGGACAGAACAGTCGAGGGGTTCAGCAAGTTCTTGGAAAAGCACGCCACAATGCTATCACAGAAGAGAGACGAACTTTGA
- the si:ch211-217a12.1 gene encoding alanine aminotransferase 2-like isoform X2 gives MCEMNGVKKPFTEVIRANIGDAHAMGQKPITFLRQVLALCSYPELLEDNKFPEDAKIRARRILEVCGGHSIGAYSASQGIECIRQDVARYIEKRDGGIPSNPDNIYLSTGASDAIVTTLKLLVCGEGRDRTGVMISIPQYPLYSAALADLDAVQINYYLDEDKCWSLDVAELRRALKAARQHCNPRVLCIINPGNPTGQVQSRQCIEDVIRFAKEEHLFLMADEVYQDNVYAEGCKFHSFKKVLFEMGPEYSSTVEMASFHSTSKCYMGECGFRGGYMEVINMDPEVKAQLTKLVSVRLCPPVPGQALLDLVVNPPQPDEPSYATFMKERTAVLATLAEKARLTEQILNTVPGITCNPVQGAMYSFPRITLPQKAIDKAKEEGIAPDMFYCMRLLEEDGICLVPGSGFGQREGTFHFRMTILPPTEKLKVVLQRIREFHLRFTQEFS, from the exons ATGTGTGAGATGAAC ggaGTCAAGAAACCTTTCACAGAAGTCATCAGAGCTAACATCGGCGATGCCCACGCAATGGGTCAGAAGCCGATCACTTTTCTCAGACAG GTCTTGGCTCTGTGTTCTTACCCTGAACTCCTGGAAGACAACAAGTTTCCAGAGGACGCCAAGATCAGGGCGCGGCGTATTCTTGAAGTCTGCGGAGGCCACAGTATAG GGGCCTACAGTGCTAGCCAGGGCATTGAGTGCATCCGTCAGGATGTGGCGCGCTACATAGAGAAGAGAGATGGTGGGATCCCCTCCAACCCCGACAACATCTACCTCTCCACTGGGGCCAGTGATGCCATTGTG ACTACGCTGAAGTTGCTGGTGTGTGGCGAGGGCCGTGACCGCACAGGAGTGATGATCTCCATCCCGCAGTACCCTCTGTACTCAGCCGCCCTGGCCGACCTGGATGCCGTGCAGATCAACTACTACCTGGACGAGGATAAGTGCTGGAGTCTGGATGTTGCGGAGCTCAGGAGAGCCCTTAAAGCAGCCAGGCAGCACTGCAACCCCCGCGTCCTGTGCATCATCAACCCCGGAAACCCCACCG GTCAGGTCCAGAGCAGACAGTGCATTGAAGATGTGATCCGATTCGCTAAAGAGGAGCATCTCTTCCTCATGGCTGATGAA GTGTACCAGGACAATGTGTATGCAGAGGGCTGCAAGTTTCACTCCTTTAAGAAGGTGTTGTTTGAGATGGGCCCAGAGTACTCCAGTACGGTGGAGATGGCCTCCTTCCACTCCACCTCCAAATGCTACATGGGAGA gTGTGGCTTCCGTGGAGGCTACATGGAGGTGATCAACATGGACCCTGAGGTGAAGGCTCAACTCACCAAGCTGGTGTCGGTGCGTTTGTGCCCACCAGTCCCTGGACAGGCTCTCCTGGACCTGGTGGTTAACCCCCCACAGCCTGACGAGCCCTCCTACGCCACGTTTATGAAG GAGCGGACGGCCGTGTTAGCAACGTTAGCAGAGAAAGCCAGGCTAACGGAGCAGATCTTAAACACGGTGCCTGGGATCACCTGCAACCCAGTGCAAGGCGCCATGTACAGCTTCCCACGCATCACTCTACCTCAGAAGGCCATCGACAAGGCAAAG GAGGAAGGAATCGCCCCGGacatgttctactgcatgaggctgctggaggaggacgGTATCTGCCTGGTGCCAGGAAGTGGCTTTGGCCAGAGAGAGGGAACCTTCCACTTCAG GATGACCATCTTGCCTCCCACTGAGAAGCTGAAGGTTGTGCTGCAGAGGATCCGCGAGTTCCACTTACGGTTCACACAAGAGTTTTCCTAA
- the si:ch211-217a12.1 gene encoding alanine aminotransferase 2-like isoform X3 — protein sequence MGQKPITFLRQVLALCSYPELLEDNKFPEDAKIRARRILEVCGGHSIGAYSASQGIECIRQDVARYIEKRDGGIPSNPDNIYLSTGASDAIVTTLKLLVCGEGRDRTGVMISIPQYPLYSAALADLDAVQINYYLDEDKCWSLDVAELRRALKAARQHCNPRVLCIINPGNPTGQVQSRQCIEDVIRFAKEEHLFLMADEVYQDNVYAEGCKFHSFKKVLFEMGPEYSSTVEMASFHSTSKCYMGECGFRGGYMEVINMDPEVKAQLTKLVSVRLCPPVPGQALLDLVVNPPQPDEPSYATFMKERTAVLATLAEKARLTEQILNTVPGITCNPVQGAMYSFPRITLPQKAIDKAKEEGIAPDMFYCMRLLEEDGICLVPGSGFGQREGTFHFRMTILPPTEKLKVVLQRIREFHLRFTQEFS from the exons ATGGGTCAGAAGCCGATCACTTTTCTCAGACAG GTCTTGGCTCTGTGTTCTTACCCTGAACTCCTGGAAGACAACAAGTTTCCAGAGGACGCCAAGATCAGGGCGCGGCGTATTCTTGAAGTCTGCGGAGGCCACAGTATAG GGGCCTACAGTGCTAGCCAGGGCATTGAGTGCATCCGTCAGGATGTGGCGCGCTACATAGAGAAGAGAGATGGTGGGATCCCCTCCAACCCCGACAACATCTACCTCTCCACTGGGGCCAGTGATGCCATTGTG ACTACGCTGAAGTTGCTGGTGTGTGGCGAGGGCCGTGACCGCACAGGAGTGATGATCTCCATCCCGCAGTACCCTCTGTACTCAGCCGCCCTGGCCGACCTGGATGCCGTGCAGATCAACTACTACCTGGACGAGGATAAGTGCTGGAGTCTGGATGTTGCGGAGCTCAGGAGAGCCCTTAAAGCAGCCAGGCAGCACTGCAACCCCCGCGTCCTGTGCATCATCAACCCCGGAAACCCCACCG GTCAGGTCCAGAGCAGACAGTGCATTGAAGATGTGATCCGATTCGCTAAAGAGGAGCATCTCTTCCTCATGGCTGATGAA GTGTACCAGGACAATGTGTATGCAGAGGGCTGCAAGTTTCACTCCTTTAAGAAGGTGTTGTTTGAGATGGGCCCAGAGTACTCCAGTACGGTGGAGATGGCCTCCTTCCACTCCACCTCCAAATGCTACATGGGAGA gTGTGGCTTCCGTGGAGGCTACATGGAGGTGATCAACATGGACCCTGAGGTGAAGGCTCAACTCACCAAGCTGGTGTCGGTGCGTTTGTGCCCACCAGTCCCTGGACAGGCTCTCCTGGACCTGGTGGTTAACCCCCCACAGCCTGACGAGCCCTCCTACGCCACGTTTATGAAG GAGCGGACGGCCGTGTTAGCAACGTTAGCAGAGAAAGCCAGGCTAACGGAGCAGATCTTAAACACGGTGCCTGGGATCACCTGCAACCCAGTGCAAGGCGCCATGTACAGCTTCCCACGCATCACTCTACCTCAGAAGGCCATCGACAAGGCAAAG GAGGAAGGAATCGCCCCGGacatgttctactgcatgaggctgctggaggaggacgGTATCTGCCTGGTGCCAGGAAGTGGCTTTGGCCAGAGAGAGGGAACCTTCCACTTCAG GATGACCATCTTGCCTCCCACTGAGAAGCTGAAGGTTGTGCTGCAGAGGATCCGCGAGTTCCACTTACGGTTCACACAAGAGTTTTCCTAA
- the si:ch211-217a12.1 gene encoding alanine aminotransferase 2-like isoform X1: protein MSQQAANGVPCPGKVLTLDNMNPNVRRVEYAVRGPIVQRAMQIEKELKEGVKKPFTEVIRANIGDAHAMGQKPITFLRQVLALCSYPELLEDNKFPEDAKIRARRILEVCGGHSIGAYSASQGIECIRQDVARYIEKRDGGIPSNPDNIYLSTGASDAIVTTLKLLVCGEGRDRTGVMISIPQYPLYSAALADLDAVQINYYLDEDKCWSLDVAELRRALKAARQHCNPRVLCIINPGNPTGQVQSRQCIEDVIRFAKEEHLFLMADEVYQDNVYAEGCKFHSFKKVLFEMGPEYSSTVEMASFHSTSKCYMGECGFRGGYMEVINMDPEVKAQLTKLVSVRLCPPVPGQALLDLVVNPPQPDEPSYATFMKERTAVLATLAEKARLTEQILNTVPGITCNPVQGAMYSFPRITLPQKAIDKAKEEGIAPDMFYCMRLLEEDGICLVPGSGFGQREGTFHFRMTILPPTEKLKVVLQRIREFHLRFTQEFS from the exons ATGTCCCAGCAGGCAGCCAACGGGGTCCCATGTCCGGGCAAGGTGCTAACTTTGGACAACATGAACCCCAATGTGAGGCGGGTGGAGTACGCGGTTCGTGGTCCCATAGTCCAGCGGGCGATGCAGATTGAGAAGGAGCTGAAAGAG ggaGTCAAGAAACCTTTCACAGAAGTCATCAGAGCTAACATCGGCGATGCCCACGCAATGGGTCAGAAGCCGATCACTTTTCTCAGACAG GTCTTGGCTCTGTGTTCTTACCCTGAACTCCTGGAAGACAACAAGTTTCCAGAGGACGCCAAGATCAGGGCGCGGCGTATTCTTGAAGTCTGCGGAGGCCACAGTATAG GGGCCTACAGTGCTAGCCAGGGCATTGAGTGCATCCGTCAGGATGTGGCGCGCTACATAGAGAAGAGAGATGGTGGGATCCCCTCCAACCCCGACAACATCTACCTCTCCACTGGGGCCAGTGATGCCATTGTG ACTACGCTGAAGTTGCTGGTGTGTGGCGAGGGCCGTGACCGCACAGGAGTGATGATCTCCATCCCGCAGTACCCTCTGTACTCAGCCGCCCTGGCCGACCTGGATGCCGTGCAGATCAACTACTACCTGGACGAGGATAAGTGCTGGAGTCTGGATGTTGCGGAGCTCAGGAGAGCCCTTAAAGCAGCCAGGCAGCACTGCAACCCCCGCGTCCTGTGCATCATCAACCCCGGAAACCCCACCG GTCAGGTCCAGAGCAGACAGTGCATTGAAGATGTGATCCGATTCGCTAAAGAGGAGCATCTCTTCCTCATGGCTGATGAA GTGTACCAGGACAATGTGTATGCAGAGGGCTGCAAGTTTCACTCCTTTAAGAAGGTGTTGTTTGAGATGGGCCCAGAGTACTCCAGTACGGTGGAGATGGCCTCCTTCCACTCCACCTCCAAATGCTACATGGGAGA gTGTGGCTTCCGTGGAGGCTACATGGAGGTGATCAACATGGACCCTGAGGTGAAGGCTCAACTCACCAAGCTGGTGTCGGTGCGTTTGTGCCCACCAGTCCCTGGACAGGCTCTCCTGGACCTGGTGGTTAACCCCCCACAGCCTGACGAGCCCTCCTACGCCACGTTTATGAAG GAGCGGACGGCCGTGTTAGCAACGTTAGCAGAGAAAGCCAGGCTAACGGAGCAGATCTTAAACACGGTGCCTGGGATCACCTGCAACCCAGTGCAAGGCGCCATGTACAGCTTCCCACGCATCACTCTACCTCAGAAGGCCATCGACAAGGCAAAG GAGGAAGGAATCGCCCCGGacatgttctactgcatgaggctgctggaggaggacgGTATCTGCCTGGTGCCAGGAAGTGGCTTTGGCCAGAGAGAGGGAACCTTCCACTTCAG GATGACCATCTTGCCTCCCACTGAGAAGCTGAAGGTTGTGCTGCAGAGGATCCGCGAGTTCCACTTACGGTTCACACAAGAGTTTTCCTAA
- the ppp1r16a gene encoding protein phosphatase 1 regulatory subunit 16A produces MAADHGELLAEMATVARLSATERLKHAQKRRAQQLKSWAQMEKDAARGSRAKADKKKARTAKVKFPDTITLLDAAARNDLEEVRELLNSGISPDLVNEDGLTALHQCCIDDFVEMVQCLLDAGACVNACDSELWTPLHAAATCGHTGLVQLLIQAGADLLAVNADGNMPYDLCEDEATLELLEMVMAEQGITQDRIDDCRGAKEATMLADIQALVQSGADLNAQDENGATLLHIASANGYVSVAELLLEHRAQVEVKDSDGWTPLHAASCWGQIQMVELLVAHGASLNTKSVLEETPLDVCMDEEVRAKLMDLKHKHDAIMKSQDRQKGTLQRRASSTGSRGKVVRRVSVNERSSLYRREHHKEAMVWQERGRQPEPQDDDEDRQTDSELNQHAAMVAVGGAPSHLEELEAADRKLEFSLGNGGTSLASSVPGELWSGGGPMERSASYQLSHGVGSGSAEGEGADSMTREKSHHTLADLKRQRAAAKLNKYPAPPPPLPPPLEEEPSGAEMTTAQTHPEIRMTPSAEEVASPSQVYFTPASGDPPLLKLKAPEEEQSNNKEPCCGLM; encoded by the exons ATGGCAGCAGATCACGGCGAGCTGCTGGCCGAGATGGCCACCGTCGCACGTCTGAGCGCCACCGAACGCCTGAAGCACGCCCAGAAGCGGCGCGCTCAGCAGCTGAAGTCTTGGGCGCAGATGGAGAAGGATGCGGCACGAGGGTCGAGGGCCAAAGCAGATAAAAAGAAGGCGCGAACCGCCAAAGTTAAATTCCCTGACACCATCACCCTGCTCGACGCGGCTGCACGGAACGACCTGGAGGAGG TGAGGGAGCTGCTCAACAGCGGCATCAGCCCCGATCTGGTGAACGAGGATGGACTGACAGCTCTACATCag TGCTGCATCGATGACTTTGTGGAGATGGTGCAGTGCCTGCTGGATGCCGGTGCCTGTGTGAACGCCTGTGACAGCGAGCTGTGGACACCGCTGCACGCTGCTGCCACCTGTGGACACACTGGGCTGGTGCAGCTCCTGATTCAGGC TGGGGCTGACCTGCTGGCTGTCAATGCGGACGGCAACATGCCCTATGACCTCTGTGAGGACGAGGCCAccctggagctgctggagatggTTATGGCTGAACAGG GGATAACTCAGGACCGTATTGATGACTGTCGCGGGGCTAAAGAGGCGACCATGTTGGCTGACATTCAGGCTCTTGTTCAGAGTGGGGCAGACCTAAATGCTCAGGATGAGAATGGAGCAACGCTG CTCCATATAGCTTCTGCTAACGGCTACGTGTCTGTGGCGGAGCTGTTGCTGGAGCACAGGGCTCAGGTGGAGGTGAAGGACTCTGATGGCTGGACGCCGCTACACGCCGCATCCTGCTGGGGTCAG ATCCAAATGGTGGAACTGTTGGTTGCCCACGGAGCCAGTTTAAACACCAAGTCTGTACTGGAAGAGACGCCTCTTG ATGTGTGTATGGATGAAGAGGTTAGGGCCAAactgatggacctgaagcacAAACACGATGCCATCATGAAGAGCCAGGACCGGCAGAAGGGCACGCTGCAAAGACGAGCCTCCAGTACTGGCAGCAGAGG TAAGGTGGTACGTCGTGTCAGCGTGAACGAGCGATCCAGCCTGTACCGGCGGGAGCACCACAAAGAGGCCATGGTGTGGCAGGAACGCGGCCGACAGCCAGAGCCACAGGACGACGATGAGGACAGGCAGACGGACAGTGAGCTAAACCAGCACGCCGCCATG GTCGCTGTTGGTGGAGCCCCATCACATTTAGAGGAGCTCGAGGCCGCAGACAGGAAACTTGAGTTCAGCCTCGGGAACGGAGGTACCTCTCTGGCCTCTTCTGTACCAGGAGAGCTGTGGAGTGGTGGAGGTCCCATGGAGCGCAGCGCCTCCTACCAGCTCAGCCATGGGGTAGGGTCTGGGTCTGCAGAGGGTGAGGGGGCAGACAGTATGACTCGGGAGAAATCGCATCACACGCTGGCTGACCTGAAACGCCAGCGGGCAGCTGCCAAGCTCAATAAATACCCggcacccccaccacccctgcCGCCTCCCTTAGAGGAGGAGCCCTCTGGTGCCGAGATGACAACAGCTCAGACCCACCCGGAGATCCGAATGACCCCCAGTGCAGAAGAGGTGGCCTCTCCGAGCCAGGTGTACTTCACCCCAGCCAGTGGAGATCCTCCGCTGCTGAAACTCAAAGCCCCTGAGGAGGAGCAGTCAAACAATAAGGAGCCGTGCTGTGGGCTCATGTAG
- the foxh1 gene encoding forkhead box protein H1, translating to MTKHWPEQSLLALPSLSHLGEHHDHQLDFHRNAQQSFPLRGVARGTLAQHWSHHSAQIVPQQPSRLEKPAARPEHLTSATEFMDKSMPPGSSYPNPQDGPFKQETLNADSWSSEREKRGSSSGKKKNYQRYPKPPYSYLAMIAMVIQRSPEKKLTLSEILKEISTLFPFFKGNYKGWRDSVRHNLSSYDCFVKVLKDPGKPQGKGNFWAVELSRVPLELLKRQNTAVSRQDETIFAQDLAPYILQGHKPESELPSAPVTSIPPLRSRNPSPPQEDLFRPKLDSSFAIDSLLHSLRPPSASGDGDVDVSTRDCWGKMERPRPSPPPRPRYASSARSASASSASPASTSSSSSSSDEEWKGMSLSGKRVPLDGEAGSDGYEDYRPPLHKSARRETAAPPWELPTSYAKYAPPNAVAPPSMRFNGGPLMPLHGGLPLYSYGSSPVAAGHFLGHAYWPILPSGRVSVQAPPLIMDLDNMLQSVPPNKSVFDVLVPTNQNSHSHHPPPSQYTLQNGPPLNRYPQY from the exons ATGACAAAGCACTGGCCGGAGCAGAGCCTCTTGGCATTACCCTCTCTGTCCCACCTTGGAGAACACCACGACCATCAACTTGACTTCCACAGAAATGCTCAGCAGAGTTTTCCTCTCCGCGGTGTAGCGCGGGGCACTCTAGCCCAGCATTGGTCTCACCACTCGGCCCAGATAGTTCCCCAGCAGCCATCGCGTTTGGAGAAGCCCGCGGCGCGCCCCGAACACCTCACCAGTGCCACTGAATTTATGGATAAAAGCATGCCACCGGGCTCATCTTACCCGAATCCTCAGGATGGCCCCTTCAAACAGGAAACTCTCAACGCGGACTCCTGGAGCAGTGAACGGGAGAAgcgtggcagcagcagtgggaaGAAAAAGAACTATCAGCGGTATCCAAAACCACCATACTCGTACCTTGCGATGATTGCTATGGTCATTCAAAGGTCGCCAGAGAAGAAGCTGACGTTATCAGAG aTCCTCAAGGAGATCAGTACACTCTTCCCATTCTTCAAAGGAAACTACAAGGGCTGGCGAGATTCTGTACGACACAACCTCTCCTCCTACGACTGCTTTGTTAAG GTGCTGAAGGACCCAGGTAAGCCTCAAGGCAAAGGCAACTTCTGGGCGGTGGAGTTGAGCCGTGTTCCTCTGGAGCTCCTTAAGAGGCAAAACACGGCTGTGTCGCGCCAGGATGAGACCATTTTTGCTCAAGATCTGGCACCTTACATCCTGCAGGGACACAAGCCAGAATCAGAACTTCCCTCTGCGCCTGTCACTTCCATCCCTCCTTTGCGCTCAAGAAACCCCTCCCCACCGCAGGAGGATTTGTTCCGACCAAAGCTGGACTCGTCCTTCGCCATTGACTCTCTGCTGCACAGCCTGCGGCCACCTAGTGCCTCTGGGGATGGGGATGTGGATGTGTCGACCAGGGACTGCTGGGGCAAGATGGAGCGCCCTCGGCCTTCACCGCCTCCACGACCTCGTTATGCCTCCTCTGCTCGCAGCGCCTCAGCCAGCTCTGCCAGCCcggcctccacctcctcctcctcctcctcctctgatgaGGAATGGAAAGGGATGTCCCTGTCTGGGAAGCGTGTTCCTCTTGATGGTGAAGCTGGGTCAGATGGTTATGAGGACTACAGACCGCCACTACACAAATCAGCAAGACGGGAGACTGCAGCACCCCCATGGGAGCTCCCTACTTCCTACGCCAAATATGCTCCTCCCAATGCTGTTGCCCCACCCAGCATGCGGTTCAATGGAGGTCCTCTAATGCCGCTGCATGGCGGACTTCCCCTTTACAGCTATGGTAGTTCACCCGTGGCAGCCGGTCACTTCTTAGGTCATGCCTATTGGCCCATCCTCCCTAGTGGACGGGTCTCTGTCCAAGCCCCTCCCCTCATCATGGACCTGGACAACATGTTGCAATCTGTGCCTCCCAATAAgagtgtgtttgatgtgttggTTCCAACCAATCAGAACTCTCACTCGCATCATCCACCACCCAGTCAGTACACTCTGCAGAATGGACCTCCTCTAAACAGGTACCCTCAGTACTGA